From Daphnia pulicaria isolate SC F1-1A chromosome 4, SC_F0-13Bv2, whole genome shotgun sequence, one genomic window encodes:
- the LOC124336812 gene encoding carbohydrate sulfotransferase 1-like has translation MQRNKRVWDECSYYNRTLCHDPEFVGNLCSNFPIHLIKTVRLRVKELSALIENDPLITKEWKIIHLIRDPRGIMASRAGLGWCQVNPACNNVSRLCAELEDDVKLTEGLVKRYPNRHYLLKFEDLTSNVEMETDKLFRFLEMPVTVSTKAFLDSHTKSNDQKMKEDFLDFEHSTIRKSDAVANEWKTKMTKKYIDNITEICEPVLKMLKLL, from the coding sequence ATGCAGAGGAATAAGCGAGTTTGGGATGAGTGCAGCTACTACAACCGAACTTTGTGTCATGACCCGGAGTTTGTCGGCAACCTGTGCTCCAACTTTCCCATCCATTTAATCAAAACGGTCCGGTTAAGAGTCAAGGAATTATCGGCGCTGATAGAAAATGATCCTTTAATAACCAAAGAATGGAAAATCATTCATTTGATACGCGATCCTCGCGGAATCATGGCTTCAAGAGCCGGCCTTGGTTGGTGTCAGGTCAATCCAGCCTGCAACAACGTCAGTCGACTCTGCGCCGAGCTGGAAGACGATGTGAAGTTGACAGAAGGTCTTGTAAAGCGGTATCCGAATCGGCATTATCTGTTGAAATTCGAGGATTTGACTAGCAACGTCGAGATGGAGACGGACAAACTGTTTCGTTTCTTAGAAATGCCTGTCACTGTCTCGACCAAAGCTTTTCTCGACAGTCACACCAAATCAAACGaccaaaaaatgaaggaaGATTTTCTTGACTTTGAGCACTCGACAATTAGAAAATCAGATGCCGTGGCTAACgagtggaaaacaaaaatgaccaAGAAATACATTGACAACATAACAGAGATCTGTGAACCCGtgttgaaaatgttaaaactattGTAG
- the LOC124336816 gene encoding uncharacterized protein LOC124336816: MRSVGSTLYWKALILILVIGNSAAIVWNGDGTDTRWALQCDFIGRDFKNQISPGDRCGSLCKENSPCSHFTWTNYNGGTCWMKYGYVSEFDAVSKTNDGAVCGLVSPPAIAWKDEGALKWALNCDFLGRDLMAVATAAEKCGGTCLSNPECSHFTWTNYQGGTCWLKKNGASDCDAVVKTDSGTVCGFLKF, translated from the exons ATGAGATCTGTTGGATCGACACTCTACTGGAAAGCCTTGATTCTGATATTAGTTATCGGGAATTCGGCTGCTATTGTTTGGAACGGAGATGGAACTGACACACGCTGGGCACTCCAGTGTGACTTTATAGGTCGAGATTTCAAGAATCAGATTAGCCCTGGAGACCGATGCGGATCGCTTTGCAAGGAGAATTCTCCCTGCAGCCACTTTACCTGGACCAATTATAAC GGGGGAACCTGCTGGATGAAATATGGCTATGTGTCGGAATTTGACGCCGTGTCAAAAACAAATGATGGTGCGGTTTGCGGATTGGTCAGTCCACCGGCCATTGCATGGAAAGATGAGGGAGCCCTAAAATGGGCATTAAATTGCGATTTTTTAGGTCGGGATTTGATGGCAGTGGCGACCGCTGCTGAGAAATGCGGAGGAACTTGCCTATCAAACCCGGAATGCAGTCACTTCACTTGGACAAACTATCAA GGCGGTACTTGCTGGTTGAAAAAGAACGGCGCTTCGGATTGTGACGCCGTTGTGAAAACAGATTCCGGCACAGTATGcggtttcttgaaattttaa
- the LOC124336809 gene encoding cell division control protein 6 homolog isoform X1 — translation MKLQNPNGDLTVTSNFTKARQALHTSTPGNIFCRDKELDVIETFLQNHIDNGTSGSMYISGRPGTGKTACVTYILANRTFSGKFKSIFINCMLLHTPSSVFQQVAQQLDPEWNTTAKEALSYLEDRLTESGPMIVLVLDEIDQMSTRDQSVLYALFELPALTNSRLILIGLANALDLTDRSLIRLQSRVHFKPVLLNFSPYSKQEIATIVSQRIQEAVGEDVGNVIAPSALQYLGGKISSTSGDLRKAIDICRRAVELAETGAKKQSVLATNSELQTSQSVQTNKCVSIPILCKMMASVESNAFSVGNSDDVDETPLQQKLIIVTLLVLVKFGKSKQVTLGKLHQSYSKVCSKYGMTTIDFDEFSHTCSLVESRGIVTLKKKSNPRLAPICLRLDEREVESTLKDKTLLSSILAQGSLFV, via the exons atgaaattacagAATCCCAATG GTGATTTAACAGTTACAAGCAATTtcacaaaagcacgccaagCCCTTCATACATCAACACCTGGCAACATTTTCTGCAGGGATAAGGAGCTTGATGTTATTGAAACATTTCTTCAGAATCATATTGACAATGGTACATCTGGGAGCATGTACATATCTGGACGACCAGGAACAGGCAAAACCGCATGTGTCACTTATATCTTAGCCAATAGGACT tttTCTGGCAAATTCAAATCCATTTTCATCAACTGTATGCTACTGCACACCCCTTCCTCTGTATTTCAACAAGTTGCTCAGCAGTTGGACCCAGAGTGGAACACAACTGCCAAAGAAGCCTTGTCTTATCTAGAAGACAGACTTACAGAGAGTGGGCCTATGAT tGTTCTGGTTTTAGATGAAATTGATCAAATGTCAACGAGAGACCAGTCAGTTCTGTACGCCCTCTTTGAACTACCGGCATTGACAAATTCTCGTCTTATTTTGATTGGCTTGGCCAATGCTTTGGACTTGACTGACCGATCCCTGATTCGACTTCAAAGCCGCGTACATTTCAAGCCCGTCCTTCTCAATTTCTCGCCTTATTCAAAACAAGAAATTGCAACCATTGTGAGCCAGCGTATCCAAGAAGCTGTCGGTGAAGATGTAGGCAATGTGATAGCCCCCTCAGCCCTGCAGTATTTGGGCGGGAAGATATCTTCTACGTCAGGTGACTTGCGCAAAGCTATTGACATCTGTAGACGAGCAGTCGAATTGGCTGAAACCGGCGCCAAGAAGCAGTCAGTGTTGGCAACGAATTCAGAACTTCAAACTAGCCAATCGGTGCAGACCAACAAATGCGTCAGCATTCCTATTCTGTGCAAGATGATGGCTTCAGTTGAAAGTAATGCATTTTCTGTTGGGAACAGCGACGATGTGGACGAAACTCCTCTCCAGCAAAAGCTCATTATTGTGACACTTCTCGTGCTAGTCAAATTCGGAAAGTCGAAGCAAGTGACTCTGGGTAAACTGCATCAGTCATACAGCAAAGTCTGTTCCAAATACGGTATGACTACAATAGACTTTGACGAATTTTCGCATACTTGCTCTCTGGTCGAGAGCCGAGGTATCGTGACCCTGAAGAAAAAGAGTAATCCCCGTCTGGCGCCAATCTGTCTACGACTTGATGAGCGTGAAGTGGAGTCGACACTGAAGGACAAGACCCTCTTATCTTCAATCCTTGCCCAAGGATCTTTATTCGTTTAA
- the LOC124336809 gene encoding cell division control protein 6 homolog isoform X2 has translation MKLQNPNVTSNFTKARQALHTSTPGNIFCRDKELDVIETFLQNHIDNGTSGSMYISGRPGTGKTACVTYILANRTFSGKFKSIFINCMLLHTPSSVFQQVAQQLDPEWNTTAKEALSYLEDRLTESGPMIVLVLDEIDQMSTRDQSVLYALFELPALTNSRLILIGLANALDLTDRSLIRLQSRVHFKPVLLNFSPYSKQEIATIVSQRIQEAVGEDVGNVIAPSALQYLGGKISSTSGDLRKAIDICRRAVELAETGAKKQSVLATNSELQTSQSVQTNKCVSIPILCKMMASVESNAFSVGNSDDVDETPLQQKLIIVTLLVLVKFGKSKQVTLGKLHQSYSKVCSKYGMTTIDFDEFSHTCSLVESRGIVTLKKKSNPRLAPICLRLDEREVESTLKDKTLLSSILAQGSLFV, from the exons atgaaattacagAATCCCAATG TTACAAGCAATTtcacaaaagcacgccaagCCCTTCATACATCAACACCTGGCAACATTTTCTGCAGGGATAAGGAGCTTGATGTTATTGAAACATTTCTTCAGAATCATATTGACAATGGTACATCTGGGAGCATGTACATATCTGGACGACCAGGAACAGGCAAAACCGCATGTGTCACTTATATCTTAGCCAATAGGACT tttTCTGGCAAATTCAAATCCATTTTCATCAACTGTATGCTACTGCACACCCCTTCCTCTGTATTTCAACAAGTTGCTCAGCAGTTGGACCCAGAGTGGAACACAACTGCCAAAGAAGCCTTGTCTTATCTAGAAGACAGACTTACAGAGAGTGGGCCTATGAT tGTTCTGGTTTTAGATGAAATTGATCAAATGTCAACGAGAGACCAGTCAGTTCTGTACGCCCTCTTTGAACTACCGGCATTGACAAATTCTCGTCTTATTTTGATTGGCTTGGCCAATGCTTTGGACTTGACTGACCGATCCCTGATTCGACTTCAAAGCCGCGTACATTTCAAGCCCGTCCTTCTCAATTTCTCGCCTTATTCAAAACAAGAAATTGCAACCATTGTGAGCCAGCGTATCCAAGAAGCTGTCGGTGAAGATGTAGGCAATGTGATAGCCCCCTCAGCCCTGCAGTATTTGGGCGGGAAGATATCTTCTACGTCAGGTGACTTGCGCAAAGCTATTGACATCTGTAGACGAGCAGTCGAATTGGCTGAAACCGGCGCCAAGAAGCAGTCAGTGTTGGCAACGAATTCAGAACTTCAAACTAGCCAATCGGTGCAGACCAACAAATGCGTCAGCATTCCTATTCTGTGCAAGATGATGGCTTCAGTTGAAAGTAATGCATTTTCTGTTGGGAACAGCGACGATGTGGACGAAACTCCTCTCCAGCAAAAGCTCATTATTGTGACACTTCTCGTGCTAGTCAAATTCGGAAAGTCGAAGCAAGTGACTCTGGGTAAACTGCATCAGTCATACAGCAAAGTCTGTTCCAAATACGGTATGACTACAATAGACTTTGACGAATTTTCGCATACTTGCTCTCTGGTCGAGAGCCGAGGTATCGTGACCCTGAAGAAAAAGAGTAATCCCCGTCTGGCGCCAATCTGTCTACGACTTGATGAGCGTGAAGTGGAGTCGACACTGAAGGACAAGACCCTCTTATCTTCAATCCTTGCCCAAGGATCTTTATTCGTTTAA